One Streptomyces sp. R28 DNA window includes the following coding sequences:
- a CDS encoding beta-galactosidase, translated as MTAPRTPRIPYGGDYNPEQWPEPAWDDDHRLFTRARIDTLTVGVFSWSLTQPAPDTYDFTILDRILDRAAAESRRICLATGTAALPPWLAKRHPEVNRTDFEGRRHRYGQRHNFCPSSPAYRSHATAMAARLAERYGGHPALLAWHINNEYGGVCYCDLCAAAFRTWLQDRYGTLDALNDAWWTTFWSHHYTDWGEIEPPNALTEHWRGPDHTAFQGITLDYSRFTTDALLGCFLAEKEVIRAHDSDTPVTTNFMGMFRPLDYHRWAPHLDFASWDSYPPLDAPPTWPALAHDLMRGLKDGAPFWLMEQTPSTTACRDVNPLRRPGELRLATFQAIAHGADAALYFQMRASRGACEKYHGAVIGHAGRDDTRVFREVADLGRELAALGDATLGSRTPARTALLFDWDSWWALEISDGPSRLVKYQEVVHAYYRAAREAGADVDVVPVTADLTAYDVVLAPVLHMVKGDLAERLEAVAARGGTVLTSFLSGRVDAHDRAFLTDVPGPLAPLMGVRVDEGDARPPDVVQPVQLGQLTCEARLVFEIVLPRGAEPVGTYGADFYAGTPAVTRNRFGESEGEGWYVATALDQPGVNWIVRRILARHDLLGPYADHPALETATRVAPDGTRLLFLLNHATEPAHLTAHTTATDLLTGKRVEEGEPLTLDPLSPVILRSQ; from the coding sequence ATGACCGCGCCGCGCACCCCGAGGATCCCGTACGGCGGCGACTACAACCCCGAGCAGTGGCCGGAGCCCGCCTGGGACGACGACCACCGCCTGTTCACACGGGCCCGCATCGACACCCTGACCGTCGGCGTCTTCTCCTGGTCCCTCACCCAACCCGCCCCGGACACCTACGACTTCACGATCCTCGACCGCATCCTCGACCGCGCCGCCGCCGAGAGCCGCCGGATCTGCCTGGCCACCGGCACCGCGGCCCTCCCGCCCTGGCTCGCGAAGCGGCACCCCGAGGTCAACCGCACCGACTTCGAGGGCCGCCGCCACCGCTACGGCCAGCGCCACAACTTCTGCCCCAGCTCACCGGCGTACCGCAGCCACGCCACGGCGATGGCCGCCCGCCTCGCCGAACGCTACGGGGGTCACCCGGCGTTGCTCGCCTGGCACATCAACAACGAGTACGGCGGAGTGTGTTACTGCGACCTGTGCGCGGCCGCCTTCCGCACCTGGCTCCAAGACAGGTACGGCACCCTCGACGCCCTCAACGACGCCTGGTGGACCACCTTCTGGTCCCACCACTACACCGACTGGGGCGAGATCGAGCCCCCGAACGCCCTCACCGAGCACTGGCGCGGCCCCGACCACACCGCCTTCCAGGGCATCACCCTCGACTACTCCCGCTTCACCACCGACGCCCTCCTCGGCTGCTTCCTCGCCGAGAAGGAGGTGATCCGCGCCCACGACTCCGACACCCCCGTCACCACCAACTTCATGGGCATGTTTCGCCCCCTCGACTACCACCGCTGGGCGCCCCACCTCGACTTCGCCTCCTGGGACAGCTACCCGCCCCTCGACGCCCCGCCCACCTGGCCCGCCCTCGCCCACGACCTGATGCGCGGCCTCAAGGACGGCGCCCCCTTCTGGCTGATGGAGCAGACCCCGTCCACGACGGCCTGCCGTGACGTCAACCCCCTGCGCCGCCCCGGCGAACTCCGCCTCGCCACCTTCCAGGCCATCGCCCACGGCGCCGACGCCGCCCTCTACTTCCAGATGCGCGCCTCCCGCGGCGCCTGCGAGAAGTACCACGGCGCGGTCATCGGGCACGCGGGGCGAGACGACACCCGCGTGTTCCGTGAGGTGGCCGATCTGGGGCGGGAGTTGGCGGCCCTCGGCGACGCGACCCTCGGCTCCCGCACCCCGGCCCGCACCGCCCTGCTCTTCGACTGGGACAGCTGGTGGGCCCTGGAGATCTCCGACGGCCCGTCTCGGCTGGTCAAGTACCAGGAGGTGGTCCACGCCTACTACCGCGCCGCTCGCGAGGCCGGCGCGGACGTGGACGTCGTCCCGGTCACGGCCGACCTCACGGCGTACGACGTGGTCCTCGCCCCTGTGCTGCACATGGTGAAAGGTGACCTCGCGGAGCGCCTGGAAGCCGTCGCCGCACGCGGCGGCACCGTCCTGACGAGCTTCCTCTCCGGCCGCGTCGACGCACACGACCGCGCCTTCCTCACCGACGTCCCCGGCCCGCTCGCGCCGCTCATGGGCGTCCGCGTCGACGAAGGGGACGCGCGGCCGCCGGACGTCGTACAGCCCGTCCAGCTGGGGCAGCTGACCTGCGAGGCGCGTCTGGTCTTCGAGATCGTGCTGCCGCGCGGCGCCGAGCCGGTCGGCACGTACGGCGCCGACTTCTACGCGGGCACCCCGGCCGTGACCCGCAACCGCTTCGGTGAGAGCGAGGGCGAGGGCTGGTACGTGGCCACCGCCCTCGACCAGCCCGGCGTGAACTGGATCGTCCGCCGGATCCTGGCTCGCCACGACCTGCTCGGCCCGTACGCCGACCACCCCGCCCTGGAGACCGCGACCCGGGTCGCCCCCGACGGCACCCGTCTCCTCTTCCTCCTCAACCACGCCACCGAACCGGCCCACCTGACGGCCCACACCACCGCCACCGACCTGCTGACCGGCAAGCGGGTCGAGGAGGGCGAGCCACTGACCCTCGACCCGCTGAGCCCAGTGATCCTCCGCAGTCAGTAG
- a CDS encoding alpha-glucuronidase yields the protein MQGVDPAWLPDEVFRPIGTRRTLIRGSGPLVDTVRGEVAQACARFGGSVSRDASPEPYDLLLELTGGDSGEAFTVERGDGRTTVTASGGSGLLYGLFHVVRLADAAFEGSYEREEHRPESALRMLDHWDNVAVHPVMGQVERGYAGGSLFWEDGRARGELLGRVRAYGRLLAACGINAVAVNNVNVHTAEAHLLTDRLGEVADIAGALRPYGLRTHLSVTFAAPIVLGGLSTADPLDEDVRGWWAEATARVYEAIPDFGGYVVKADSEGQPGPFAYGRSHADGANMLAAALAPHGGTVHWRAFVYDHRQDWRDRTTDRARAAYDHFVPLDGEFAADAVLQVKHGPMDFQVREPVSPLIGAMPRTRLAVELQATQEYTGQQRHVCWLGPMWSEVLRFRADGESSVGEVARGGIVAVSNVGDDPFWTGHPLAQANLYTFGRLAWQPHADPHQILDEWIRLTFGTGPAAGLRAILDGSWRTYEKYTAPLGVGWMVQPGHHYGPSVDGYEYSPWGTYHFADRHGLGVDRSAATGTGFAGQYAKPWAERYESPDTCPDELLLFFHHMSYGHMLHSGKTVIQHIYDTHFEGVEEVEAARDVWASLVELVDPARHARVTERFEEQLRSAREWRDQVNSYFLRKSGVPDAHGRRIY from the coding sequence ATGCAGGGTGTCGATCCGGCCTGGCTGCCGGACGAGGTGTTCCGGCCGATCGGCACCCGGCGGACGCTGATCCGCGGCTCGGGTCCGCTGGTGGACACGGTGCGGGGGGAAGTGGCGCAGGCCTGCGCACGGTTCGGGGGAAGCGTCTCGCGCGACGCGTCCCCCGAACCGTACGACCTGCTGCTGGAACTGACCGGCGGCGACAGCGGCGAGGCGTTCACTGTCGAGCGCGGTGACGGCCGTACGACCGTCACCGCGTCCGGGGGGTCCGGGCTGCTGTACGGCCTGTTCCACGTCGTACGGCTCGCAGACGCGGCGTTCGAGGGTTCGTACGAACGTGAGGAGCACCGGCCCGAGTCGGCGCTGCGCATGCTCGATCACTGGGACAACGTGGCCGTGCATCCGGTCATGGGCCAGGTGGAGCGCGGATACGCCGGCGGGTCGCTGTTCTGGGAGGACGGGCGGGCACGCGGGGAGCTACTGGGGCGGGTGCGGGCGTACGGCAGGCTGCTGGCGGCCTGCGGGATCAATGCCGTGGCCGTGAACAACGTCAACGTGCACACGGCCGAGGCGCACCTGCTGACCGACCGGCTCGGTGAGGTGGCGGACATCGCGGGCGCGTTGCGGCCGTACGGCCTCCGTACCCATCTGTCGGTCACCTTCGCCGCGCCGATCGTGCTGGGCGGGCTGTCCACGGCCGATCCGCTGGACGAGGACGTGCGCGGCTGGTGGGCCGAGGCGACCGCGCGGGTGTACGAGGCGATCCCCGACTTCGGCGGGTACGTGGTGAAGGCCGACTCGGAGGGGCAGCCGGGGCCGTTCGCCTACGGCCGCAGCCACGCGGACGGTGCCAACATGCTGGCCGCGGCGCTCGCACCGCACGGCGGCACGGTGCACTGGCGGGCGTTCGTCTACGACCACCGGCAGGACTGGCGGGACCGGACGACGGATCGGGCGCGTGCCGCGTACGACCATTTCGTGCCGCTGGACGGGGAGTTCGCCGCCGACGCCGTGCTCCAGGTGAAGCACGGGCCGATGGACTTCCAGGTGCGCGAGCCCGTCTCGCCGCTGATCGGCGCGATGCCGCGCACCCGGCTGGCGGTGGAGCTGCAGGCCACGCAGGAGTACACCGGGCAGCAGCGGCATGTGTGCTGGCTGGGACCGATGTGGAGCGAGGTGCTGCGGTTCCGGGCCGACGGGGAGTCCTCTGTCGGGGAGGTGGCGCGCGGCGGGATCGTCGCCGTGTCCAACGTCGGTGACGACCCGTTCTGGACCGGGCACCCGCTGGCCCAGGCGAACCTGTACACCTTCGGCCGACTGGCCTGGCAGCCGCACGCGGATCCGCATCAGATCCTCGACGAATGGATCCGGCTCACCTTCGGCACCGGTCCGGCGGCGGGGCTGCGCGCGATCCTGGACGGCTCGTGGCGGACGTACGAGAAGTACACCGCTCCCCTCGGCGTGGGCTGGATGGTGCAGCCGGGGCACCACTACGGGCCGAGCGTCGACGGCTATGAGTACAGCCCCTGGGGCACCTACCACTTCGCCGACCGTCACGGCCTGGGCGTCGACCGGAGCGCGGCGACCGGAACCGGGTTCGCGGGGCAGTACGCCAAGCCGTGGGCCGAGAGGTACGAGTCGCCGGACACCTGCCCCGACGAGCTGCTGCTGTTCTTCCACCACATGTCGTACGGGCACATGCTGCACAGCGGCAAGACGGTGATCCAGCACATCTACGACACGCACTTCGAGGGCGTGGAGGAGGTGGAGGCCGCCCGGGATGTGTGGGCATCACTGGTGGAACTCGTGGACCCGGCGCGCCACGCGCGGGTGACGGAGCGGTTCGAGGAGCAGCTCCGGAGCGCCCGCGAGTGGCGTGACCAGGTGAACAGCTACTTCCTCCGCAAGTCGGGTGTGCCCGACGCACATGGGCGCCGCATCTACTGA
- a CDS encoding GH92 family glycosyl hydrolase, with amino-acid sequence MQQRARHRWGTAVVSTAAFCLAVGSQGAAVALPEAPATADREFVSSFEAGDPAPDWLNTVDTAPDGGKRASGVDGGYSSGIPGNVTDHVTDVRASGENTGGGEVKENLADGEPSSKWLVFEPTGWVEFDLDKQVKVAEYALTSANDHTERDPQDWTLKGSTDGKEWKTLDTRSGEMFTERFQTKSYDIAEPAEYQHFRLEITRNNGAADILQLADVQFSTGGDDGPLPQDMLSLVDRGPSGSPTAKAGAGFTGKRALRYAGRHTADGRAYSYNKVYDVNVAVGRDTRLSYRVFPSMADGDLDYDATNVSVDLAFTDGTHLSDLGATDQHGFPLSPRGQGAAKVLYVNQWNNVASHIGAVAAGRTVDRILVAYDSPKGPAKFRGWLDDISLKSVAPEKPKAHLSDYALTTRGTLSSGGFSRGNNFPATAVPHGFNFWTPVTNAGSLSWLYDYARANNADNLPTIQAFSASHEPSPWMGDRQTFQVMPSAASGTPDTGRETRELAFRHENETARPYYYGVRFENGLRAEMAPTDHAAALRFTYPGDDASVLFDNVTDQAGLTLDQENGIVTGYSDVKSGLSTGATRLFVYGVFDKPVTDGAASGVKGYLRFKADDRTVTLRLATSLISVDQAKDNLRQEIPDGTSFDTVKSRAQRQWDRLLGKVEVEGATPDQLTTLYSSLYRLYLYPNSGFEKVGSKDQYASPFSPMPGPDTPTHTGAKIVDGKVYVNNGFWDTYRTTWPAYSLLTPGQAGEMVDGFVQQYKDGGWTSRWSSPGYADLMTGTSSDVAFADAYVKGVDFDAKSAYDAAMKNATVVPPSSGVGRKGMATSPFLGYTSTETHEGLSWALEGYLNDYGIARMGRALYRETGEKRYREESEYFLNRAQDYVNLFDTKAGFFQGRGEKGDWRVESSKYDPRVWGYDYTETNGYGYAFTAPQDSRGLANLYGGRDGLGDKLDEYFATPETASPDFVGSYGGVIHEMTEARDVRMGMYGHSNQVAHHAIYMYDAAGQPWKAQRNVREVLSRLYVGSEIGQGYHGDEDNGEQSAWFLFSALGFYPLVMGSGEYAIGSPLFTKATVHLENGRELVVRAPKNSARNVYVQGLRVNGVPWRSTSLPHSLIAKGGVLDFDMGPRPSSWGTGKNAAPVSITQDDEVPVPRADVLKGDGALFDNTSATEASVSSLDLPASGRTKAVQYTLTSPSDRTKAPTGWTLQGSDDGTTWRTLDKRAGESFAWDRQTRAFSVGSPGTYGKYRLVLDGEAVVSEVELLA; translated from the coding sequence ATGCAGCAGAGAGCTCGGCACAGATGGGGTACGGCGGTCGTGTCGACGGCCGCCTTTTGTTTGGCCGTGGGTTCGCAGGGCGCGGCGGTCGCCCTGCCCGAGGCGCCCGCGACGGCCGACCGGGAGTTCGTGTCCTCGTTCGAGGCGGGCGATCCGGCACCCGACTGGCTCAATACCGTCGACACCGCGCCGGACGGCGGCAAGCGGGCCTCGGGTGTCGACGGCGGCTACAGCAGCGGCATTCCGGGCAATGTGACCGACCACGTCACGGACGTACGGGCGAGCGGCGAGAACACCGGCGGCGGGGAGGTGAAGGAGAACCTCGCCGACGGGGAGCCGAGCAGCAAATGGCTGGTCTTCGAACCCACCGGGTGGGTGGAGTTCGACCTGGACAAACAGGTGAAGGTAGCTGAATACGCGCTCACCTCGGCCAATGACCATACCGAGCGCGACCCGCAGGACTGGACACTGAAGGGCTCCACGGACGGCAAGGAGTGGAAAACCCTCGACACCCGCTCCGGCGAGATGTTCACCGAACGGTTCCAGACAAAGTCGTACGATATAGCGGAACCGGCTGAGTACCAGCACTTCCGGCTGGAAATCACCAGGAACAACGGCGCCGCCGACATCCTCCAGCTCGCCGACGTCCAGTTCTCGACGGGCGGCGATGACGGCCCGCTCCCGCAGGACATGCTCTCCCTCGTCGACCGCGGCCCGAGCGGCTCGCCGACCGCGAAGGCGGGCGCGGGCTTCACCGGCAAGCGGGCACTCAGGTACGCCGGACGGCATACGGCGGACGGGCGGGCGTACTCGTACAACAAGGTCTACGACGTGAACGTGGCCGTCGGCCGCGACACCCGGCTGTCCTACCGCGTCTTCCCGTCGATGGCGGACGGCGACCTCGACTACGACGCCACGAACGTCTCGGTCGACCTGGCCTTCACCGACGGCACCCACCTGAGCGACCTGGGCGCCACCGACCAGCACGGCTTCCCGCTGTCGCCGCGCGGGCAGGGCGCCGCCAAGGTGCTGTACGTCAACCAGTGGAACAACGTCGCCTCGCACATCGGGGCGGTCGCGGCCGGCAGGACCGTCGACCGGATCCTGGTGGCGTACGACTCCCCCAAGGGCCCGGCGAAGTTCCGGGGCTGGCTGGACGACATCTCATTGAAGTCCGTCGCGCCCGAGAAGCCCAAGGCCCATCTGTCCGACTACGCGCTCACCACCCGCGGCACCCTCTCCAGCGGCGGATTCTCACGCGGCAACAACTTCCCGGCGACGGCCGTGCCGCACGGCTTCAACTTCTGGACGCCGGTGACGAACGCCGGCTCGCTGAGCTGGCTGTACGACTACGCACGCGCGAACAACGCCGACAACCTGCCGACGATCCAGGCGTTCAGCGCCAGCCACGAGCCCAGCCCCTGGATGGGCGACCGGCAGACCTTCCAGGTGATGCCCTCGGCCGCCTCCGGCACCCCGGACACCGGCCGTGAGACGCGCGAGCTGGCCTTCCGGCACGAGAACGAGACCGCGCGGCCGTACTACTACGGGGTGCGGTTCGAGAACGGGCTGCGGGCGGAGATGGCCCCGACCGACCACGCGGCGGCACTGCGCTTCACCTACCCGGGCGACGACGCGAGCGTCCTCTTCGACAACGTGACCGACCAGGCGGGCCTCACGCTCGACCAGGAGAACGGGATCGTCACCGGCTACTCGGACGTGAAGTCCGGGCTGTCGACGGGTGCGACACGGTTGTTCGTGTACGGCGTCTTCGACAAGCCGGTGACGGACGGAGCGGCGAGCGGAGTCAAGGGATACCTGCGGTTCAAGGCCGACGACCGGACCGTCACGCTGCGCCTCGCGACCTCGCTCATCAGCGTCGACCAGGCGAAGGACAACCTGCGTCAGGAGATCCCCGACGGCACCTCCTTCGACACCGTCAAGTCGCGCGCCCAGCGCCAGTGGGACCGGCTGCTCGGCAAGGTCGAGGTCGAGGGCGCGACGCCGGACCAGCTGACGACGCTGTACTCCAGCCTGTACCGGCTGTACCTGTACCCCAACTCCGGCTTCGAGAAGGTCGGTTCGAAGGACCAGTACGCGTCCCCGTTCTCCCCGATGCCGGGTCCCGACACCCCGACGCACACCGGGGCGAAGATCGTGGACGGCAAGGTGTACGTGAACAACGGCTTCTGGGACACCTACCGGACCACGTGGCCGGCGTACTCGCTGCTGACGCCCGGCCAGGCGGGCGAGATGGTCGACGGCTTCGTGCAGCAGTACAAGGACGGCGGCTGGACCTCCCGCTGGTCCTCCCCCGGTTACGCCGACCTCATGACCGGCACGTCCTCGGACGTCGCTTTCGCGGACGCGTACGTCAAGGGCGTGGACTTCGACGCGAAGTCGGCGTACGACGCGGCCATGAAGAACGCGACCGTGGTGCCCCCGTCGTCGGGCGTGGGCCGCAAGGGCATGGCGACCTCGCCCTTCCTCGGCTATACGAGCACCGAGACGCACGAGGGCCTGTCCTGGGCGCTGGAGGGCTACCTCAACGACTACGGCATCGCCCGGATGGGCCGGGCCCTGTACCGGGAGACGGGCGAGAAGCGCTACAGGGAGGAGTCGGAGTACTTCCTCAACCGCGCCCAGGACTACGTCAACCTCTTCGACACCAAGGCCGGCTTCTTCCAGGGCCGCGGCGAGAAGGGCGACTGGCGCGTCGAGTCCTCGAAGTACGACCCGCGCGTGTGGGGGTACGACTACACCGAGACGAACGGTTACGGATACGCGTTCACCGCCCCGCAGGACAGCCGGGGCCTGGCCAACCTCTACGGCGGCCGCGACGGCCTCGGGGACAAACTCGACGAGTACTTCGCCACCCCGGAGACGGCCTCGCCCGACTTCGTAGGCTCCTACGGCGGTGTCATCCACGAGATGACGGAGGCGCGGGACGTGCGGATGGGCATGTACGGCCACTCCAACCAGGTCGCCCACCACGCCATCTACATGTACGACGCGGCCGGGCAGCCCTGGAAGGCGCAGAGGAACGTCCGCGAGGTGCTGTCGCGGCTGTACGTCGGCAGCGAGATCGGGCAGGGCTACCACGGCGACGAGGACAACGGCGAGCAGTCGGCCTGGTTCCTGTTCTCCGCGCTCGGCTTCTATCCGCTGGTGATGGGCAGTGGCGAGTACGCCATCGGGTCACCCCTGTTCACCAAGGCGACGGTCCATCTGGAGAACGGCCGCGAACTGGTCGTCAGGGCGCCGAAGAACAGCGCGCGCAATGTGTATGTGCAGGGCCTGAGGGTCAACGGCGTTCCCTGGAGGTCGACTTCACTCCCCCACTCGCTGATCGCGAAGGGCGGCGTCCTGGACTTCGACATGGGGCCGCGGCCCTCGTCGTGGGGCACCGGCAAGAACGCGGCGCCGGTGTCGATCACCCAGGACGACGAGGTGCCCGTGCCGCGGGCGGATGTGCTGAAGGGTGACGGGGCGCTGTTCGACAACACGTCGGCGACCGAGGCGAGTGTCTCCTCGCTGGATCTTCCGGCGTCCGGGCGCACCAAGGCCGTGCAGTACACGCTGACATCGCCGTCGGACCGGACGAAGGCGCCGACCGGCTGGACGCTCCAGGGGTCGGACGACGGGACCACGTGGCGGACCCTCGACAAGCGCGCCGGGGAGTCCTTCGCCTGGGACCGGCAGACACGGGCGTTCTCCGTGGGGTCTCCGGGTACGTACGGGAAGTACCGCCTGGTGCTCGACGGTGAGGCGGTGGTGTCGGAAGTCGAACTGCTCGCCTGA
- the ngcE gene encoding N-acetylglucosamine/diacetylchitobiose ABC transporter substrate-binding protein — protein MGSTSAENTEKHGSAGVARRDLIKRSAALGLIAVPTMSFLSACATGGGGGEEKESKAPGGAKSATNPLGVEKGVALEAFIFKGGLGDQYAKDAEADYKATYGASVKHTGTQQVGPKLTPRFAGGNPPDVIDNSGADHLDMNKLSTQGQLQDLQALLDAPSMDDASKKISDVIHPSTIEKGKHGDTFDVLYYAFTIYGTWYSQKALDDNGWEYPKSFDEMVKLCGEIKKKGIAPWTYAGKYPYYVHFNLFAQIAKIGGMDGWIAIDNLEPNAWTSNDAVKTVVEHYEELAAKKYFLQGSQGLTHIQSQTAWNKGKAIFIPNGSWVENEAAPTTPKDFQMSVGALFDGSSGDKMPHGTLRAEPSEPYIVASKGKNPAGGMELLRLMLSKKHAQNFAKLVKSLTCVVDATEGMSLSPGLASASKSFKDAGDNIISLQLQEWYPALTDEKIGGLTGQLLTGEMNAADWIKKTQAYADAVAKDDSVKKFKREK, from the coding sequence ATGGGATCCACTTCCGCCGAGAACACTGAGAAGCACGGCTCCGCAGGTGTGGCGCGCCGCGATCTGATCAAGCGGTCCGCCGCACTGGGTCTGATCGCCGTACCGACGATGAGTTTCCTGTCCGCGTGTGCCACCGGCGGTGGCGGCGGCGAGGAGAAGGAGAGCAAGGCGCCCGGCGGCGCGAAGTCCGCCACCAACCCGCTCGGCGTCGAGAAGGGCGTCGCCCTGGAGGCGTTCATCTTCAAGGGCGGCCTGGGCGACCAGTACGCCAAGGACGCGGAGGCCGACTACAAGGCCACGTACGGCGCCTCGGTCAAGCACACCGGCACCCAGCAGGTCGGCCCGAAGCTGACCCCGCGTTTCGCGGGCGGCAACCCGCCGGACGTCATCGACAACTCCGGCGCCGACCACCTGGACATGAACAAGCTGTCCACCCAGGGCCAGCTCCAGGACCTCCAGGCGCTGCTCGACGCCCCCTCGATGGACGACGCGAGCAAGAAGATCTCGGACGTCATCCACCCGAGCACCATCGAGAAGGGCAAGCACGGCGACACCTTCGACGTGCTCTACTACGCTTTCACCATCTACGGCACCTGGTATTCGCAGAAGGCCCTCGATGACAACGGCTGGGAATACCCCAAGAGCTTCGACGAGATGGTCAAGCTCTGCGGCGAGATCAAGAAGAAGGGCATCGCGCCCTGGACGTACGCCGGAAAGTATCCGTACTACGTCCACTTCAACCTGTTCGCCCAGATCGCCAAGATCGGCGGCATGGACGGCTGGATCGCCATCGACAACCTTGAGCCCAATGCCTGGACCAGCAATGACGCGGTGAAGACGGTCGTCGAGCACTACGAGGAGCTGGCGGCCAAGAAGTACTTCCTTCAGGGCAGCCAGGGCCTGACGCACATTCAGTCGCAGACCGCCTGGAACAAGGGCAAGGCCATCTTCATCCCCAACGGCTCCTGGGTGGAGAACGAGGCGGCCCCGACCACGCCCAAGGACTTCCAGATGTCCGTCGGTGCCCTGTTCGACGGCTCCAGCGGCGACAAGATGCCGCACGGCACCCTGCGCGCCGAGCCCAGCGAGCCGTACATCGTGGCCAGCAAGGGCAAGAACCCGGCCGGCGGCATGGAACTGCTGCGCCTCATGCTGTCCAAGAAGCACGCGCAGAACTTCGCCAAGCTGGTGAAGTCCCTCACCTGTGTCGTCGACGCCACCGAGGGCATGAGCCTCTCGCCGGGCCTCGCCTCGGCGAGCAAGTCGTTCAAGGACGCCGGCGACAACATCATCAGCCTCCAGCTCCAGGAGTGGTACCCCGCGCTCACGGACGAGAAGATCGGCGGTCTCACCGGGCAGCTGCTCACCGGTGAGATGAACGCGGCCGACTGGATCAAGAAGACGCAGGCATACGCCGACGCCGTGGCGAAGGACGACTCCGTGAAGAAGTTCAAGCGCGAGAAGTAA
- a CDS encoding carbohydrate ABC transporter permease produces the protein MQHGKYRFIVGFLALPVIVYAVFVISPFVQAFQISLTDWSGLVGTAKFVGFENFEKLWHNEDFWNALWHNVYMLVAVPIVTLGLGLFFAFMLNVGGKRRKNEVITGVAGSKFYRFVFFFPQVISITIIAVIWFNIYNPDPQDGMLNSLLGAVGLDSLQNAWLGEKSMALLCIMAVMIWSHVGFYVVLFSAAMASIPRDIYEAALLDGAGRFPTFFRITLPLLWDTVQTGWVYMGIIALDGFALVQIMSVNMGGPDGATDVMPLRLYLTAFRDSQFGYASAMGVAMLIVTMTFAVLTMRFARRERIEF, from the coding sequence ATGCAGCACGGCAAATACCGATTCATCGTGGGCTTCCTGGCCCTGCCCGTCATCGTCTACGCGGTCTTCGTGATCTCGCCGTTCGTCCAGGCCTTCCAGATCTCGCTGACCGACTGGTCGGGGCTCGTCGGCACGGCGAAGTTCGTCGGATTCGAGAACTTCGAAAAGCTGTGGCACAACGAGGACTTCTGGAACGCGCTGTGGCACAACGTCTACATGCTGGTCGCGGTGCCGATCGTGACGCTGGGGCTCGGCCTGTTCTTCGCCTTCATGCTCAATGTCGGCGGAAAGCGACGCAAGAACGAAGTCATCACCGGGGTCGCGGGTTCTAAGTTCTACCGTTTCGTCTTCTTCTTCCCGCAGGTCATCTCCATCACCATCATCGCCGTCATCTGGTTCAACATCTACAACCCGGACCCGCAGGACGGCATGCTCAATTCCCTGCTGGGCGCGGTCGGTCTGGACAGCCTCCAGAACGCCTGGCTGGGCGAGAAGAGCATGGCCCTGCTGTGCATCATGGCGGTGATGATCTGGTCCCACGTCGGCTTCTACGTCGTGCTGTTCTCGGCGGCGATGGCCTCCATCCCGCGGGACATCTACGAGGCGGCGCTGCTGGACGGCGCGGGCCGCTTCCCCACCTTCTTCAGGATCACCCTGCCGCTGCTGTGGGACACCGTGCAGACCGGCTGGGTGTACATGGGCATCATCGCCCTGGACGGCTTCGCCCTGGTGCAGATCATGTCGGTCAACATGGGCGGCCCCGACGGCGCCACGGACGTCATGCCGCTGCGCCTGTATCTGACGGCGTTCCGCGACAGCCAGTTCGGCTACGCGTCCGCGATGGGCGTCGCGATGCTCATCGTCACCATGACGTTCGCAGTGCTCACGATGCGCTTCGCGCGGCGTGAGCGGATCGAGTTCTAG